From one Rosa rugosa chromosome 4, drRosRugo1.1, whole genome shotgun sequence genomic stretch:
- the LOC133706451 gene encoding uncharacterized protein LOC133706451 produces MKLSVLIRTGSIGLSGSPRVSLSRTDSLSGVLSGEKISNVATSPRICLHLDVNRSRDKDTIRRAVSESNILRSDSGEARYIPSGSRSPESGIPEEEMGSKTVTIEREERRKMVEYYQEMLKSNPSDPLLLRNYGQFLHEVEKDMVRAEECYCRAILASPGDGELLSLYAKLIWESQRDKDRANSYFNQAVSASPNNCMVLGSFASFMWEVEEDEEDDEEINSNSTTAQVSSAAQLVPAF; encoded by the exons ATGAAATTATCTGTTCTCATCCGAACCGGTTCCATTGGTCTCTCCGGCTCTCCCAGAGTCTCCCTCTCGCGAACCGACTCGCTTTCCGGCGTCTTGTCCGGCGAGAAGATCAGCAACGTCGCCACGTCTCCGAGGATTTGCCTCCACTTGGACGTCAACCGCAGCCGCGACAAGGACACTATTCGGCGAGCTGTATCCGAGAGCAACATTCTACGATCGGACTCCGGTGAAGCGAGGTATATCCCGTCCGGAAGCAGGTCGCCGGAAAGTGGGATTCCGGAAGAGGAGATGGGAAGCAAAACGGTGACGATCGAAAGAGAAGAGCGGAGAAAGATGGTAGAGTATTATCAGGAGATGCTCAAGTCTAATCCGAGTGATCCTCTGCTGCTCAGAAACTACGGTCAATTCCTGCACGAG GTGGAGAAGGATATGGTGCGAGCTGAGGAGTGCTATTGCAGAGCCATATTGGCGAGTCCCGGAGACGGCGAGTTGTTGTCGCTGTACGCGAAGCTGATATGGGAGAGTCAGAGGGATAAGGATCGGGCCAATTCTTACTTTAACCAGGCTGTTTCGGCTTCACCCAACAATTG CATggttttgggatcctttgcgagCTTCATGTGGGAAgtagaggaagatgaagaagacgatGAAGAAATCAACAGTAATAGTACAACTGCTCAAGTCTCATCAGCAGCTCAGCTTGTTCCAGCATTTTAG
- the LOC133745909 gene encoding uncharacterized membrane protein At4g09580, which produces MGKIDNNGDEGVKGSISKFPLNFWEVTVASTVVLGFLFGLLGVYLTMPASDYSFLKLPRTLQDLQILRDHLEDYTSDYTAQVLLGYCMVYIFMQTFMIPGTVFMSLLAGSLFGVFKGVALVVFNATAGASSCYFLSKVIGRPLATSLWPDKLLFFQNQVAKRRQGLLNYMLFLRLTPTLPNTFINVASPIVDVPYHIFFLATSIGLIPAAYVTVRAGLALGELRSLGDLYDFNSIATLFFIGVVSVTPTLVSKNKS; this is translated from the exons ATGGGGAAGATAGACAACAATGGGGATGAGGGTGTAAAGGGATCTATCAGTAAATTCCCATTGAACTTTTGGGAGGTCACGGTGGCTTCCACGGTGGTGCTGGGTTTTCTGTTCGGCCTTCTGGGTGTTTACCTAACCATGCCCGCATCCGATTACAGCTTTCTTAAGCTCCCCCGGACCCTCCAAGACCTTCAAATCCTCAG AGATCACCTTGAGGACTACACAAGTGACTACACAGCTCAGGTTTTGTTAGGGTACTGTATGGTTTATATATTCATGCAGACATTCATGATTCCTGGAACTGTGTTCATGTCGTTGCTTGCTGGTTCCCTTTTCGGAGTCTTCAAAGGTGTAGCTTTGGTGGTGTTCAATGCCACTGCTGGTGCTTCTTCTTGCTATTTCTTGTCAAAGGTGATAGGGAGGCCCCTGGCCACCTCTCTTTGGCCCGACAAGCTCCTATTTTTCCAAAACCAG GTGGCTAAAAGAAGACAGGGGTTGCTGAACTACATGTTGTTTCTCCGATTAACTCCAACCTTGCCAAACACATTTATTAATGTTGCTTCACCAATAGTCGATGTGCCTTATCATATTTTCTTCCTGGCAACCTCAATTGGTCTGATACCTGCTGCTTATGTCACTGTCAGG GCTGGACTAGCTCTTGGAGAATTGCGATCTCTTGGGGATCTCTATGACTTCAACTCAATAGCCACCTTGTTCTTCATCGGAGTTGTCTCAGTTACGCCCACATTAGTGAGCAAGAACAAATCATAG
- the LOC133745466 gene encoding uncharacterized protein LOC133745466, which yields MGRKKPKDPESDAVSGGQPDIFKTLFGDAATQDAAPAIFSEDNPFRRKNQEPGSGFAAAPSLETVGNVNHGGSGDKDAGNGEVKKKKKKRKKKAMDSVAEEEEEASEEAALESKKPKKEKPNLENPNLGSESKENDVVSNLVLGLGSNTENDPNFGLSVVKKKRKRDELEREYEAKKYGVTENQEDGDLGKKVVGEKRKTVDNPADMLVSEEGFDDESKLLRTIFVGNLPVKVKKKVLIREFSKFGEVESVRIRSVPIEDTKAPRKVAVLTKKLHKKADSVNAYIVFKSEESAQASLSHNMAVVEEHHIRVDRACPPRKKLKGENASVYDHTRTVFVGNLPFEVKDEEVYQLFCGTNNQDSGVEAIRIIRDSNVGLGKGIAYVLFKTKEAANAVVRKRNLKLRNRELRLSHAKPESAQSKSKNQDSTPSKRSNPSPASNTKSPAKRLAFGSRTPEFKGNSKATMSYQGVRAGKNGVQKYPKAKFESRPQSGVKPKERTEKRPSVAARKGKVAFQGGAASKEAGVKRKMDSRTPESSHQKKKFKKFR from the exons ATGGGAAGGAAGAAGCCCAAGGACCCAGAAAGCGACGCCGTTTCGGGTGGTCAACCCGACATATTCAAGACCCTATTCGGCGACGCCGCCACCCAGGACGCCGCCCCCGCCATCTTCTCCGAAGACAACCCCTTCAGGAGGAAGAACCAGGAACCAGGGTCAGGGTTTGCCGCTGCTCCGTCACTCGAAACCGTCGGAAACGTCAACCACGGCGGCTCCGGGGACAAGGACGCCGGCAATGgtgaggtgaagaagaagaagaagaagaggaagaagaaggcgaTGGATTCggttgctgaagaagaagaagaagcttcaGAGGAGGCTGCATTAGAGAGCAAGAAGCCGAAGAAGGAAAAACCCAATTTGGAAAACCCTAATTTGGGTTCTGAAAGCAAAGAAAATGATGTAGTGTCCAATTTGGTTTTGGGATTGGGATCGAATACCGAGAACGATCCGAATTTCGGTCTGAGtgtggtgaagaagaagaggaaaagggaTGAGCTTGAGAGGGAATACGAAGCAAAGAAGTATGGTGTGACAGAGAACCAGGAGGATGGAGATTTGGGGAAGAAAGTTGTGGGGGAAAAGAGGAAGACGGTGGATAATCCAGCTGATATGCTGGTTTCAGAGGAAGGTTTCGACGACGAAAGTAAGCTTCTGAGGACTATTTTCGTTGGGAATTTACCGGTGAAGGTGAAGAAGAAGGTGTTGATCAGGGAGTTCAGTAAGTTTGGAGAGGTGGAGTCTGTGAGGATTCGGTCCGTGCCGATAGAGGAT ACGAAAGCGCCCAGAAAAGTAGCAGTGCTTACAAAGAAACTCCATAAGAAAGCTGACAG CGTGAATGCATACATCGTTTTCAAGTCAGAGGAATCTGCGCAGGCTTCCCTGTCCCATAACATGGCTGTG GTTGAAGAACATCACATCCGTGTTGACAGGGCATGCCCACCTCGTAAGAAGCTGAAAGGGGAGAATGCTTCTGTTTATGATCACACGAGAACTGTATTTGTGGGCAACCTTCCCTTTGAAGTAAAG GATGAAGAAGTTTATCAGTTGTTTTGTGGCACTAACAATCAGGATTCCGGAGTTGAAGCCATTCGCATAATCAGGGATTCTAACGTTGGTCTCGGAAAGGGCATTGCTTATGTTCTGTTTAAAACAAAG GAAGCTGCAAATGCAGTCGTTAGGAAACGAAATCTGAAGCTTCGAAATCGGGAACTCAGGCTTTCTCATGCAAAACCAGAGTCTGCCCAATCTAAGAGCAAAAACCAAGATTCCACCCCATCTAAGAGAAGCAATCCATCACCTGCATCAAATACCAAGTCCCCAGCTAAAAGGCTAGCATTCGGTTCAAGGACTCCAGAGTTTAAGGGAAATTCCAAGGCTACCATGTCCTACCAGGGTGTACGTGCGGGTAAAAATGGTGTCCAAAAGTATCCAAAAGCCAAGTTTGAATCAAGGCCTCAGAGTGGAGTGAAGCCGAAAGAACGTACAGAGAAAAGACCATCTGTTGCTGCCAGAAAAGGTAAGGTGGCATTCCAAGGTGGTGCTGCTTCAAAAGAAGCAGGTGTGAAGCGTAAGATGGATAGTCGAACTCCAGAGAGCTCCCACCAGAAAAAGAAATTCAAGAAATTTAGGTAG